Proteins encoded in a region of the Zea mays cultivar B73 chromosome 2, Zm-B73-REFERENCE-NAM-5.0, whole genome shotgun sequence genome:
- the LOC100284266 gene encoding uncharacterized protein LOC100284266, protein MSSKEKPTLGGTRIKTRKRNIAAPLDPASFSDAIVQIYLDNGGDLELVAKSIESSDLNFSRYGDTFFEVVFVGGRTQPGTVKPEEGDRHPYSMLDCVAQRETILPFVLYIQKTLRRRPFLIKNLENVMRKFLQSLEFFEENERKKLAIFTALAFSQKLSGLPPETVFQPLLKDNLVAKGIVLSFITEFFKEYLKENTLDDLIALLKKGKMEDNLLDFFPSAKRSSEALSEHFIKEGLTSLVEYNEKKMFEVKLKEIKSTLTTMINDEAAIPEVIETVKQQVKDAKFPDLEVIRMLWDVLMEAVQWSGKNQQQNSNAALRQVKAWAELLNAFCTSGRLELELIYKVQTQCYEDAKLMKLFPEIIRTLYDQDVLAEDTVLLWFRKGSNQKGRQSFVKALEPFVKWLEEAEEEE, encoded by the exons AGGCACGCGGATTAAGACCCGCAAGCGGAACATTGCAGCTCCTTTGGACCCTGCATCATTCTCTGATGCAATTGTCCAGATTTATCTGGATAATGGTGGAGATCTG GAACTCGTCGCCAAAAGTATTGAGTCTTCCGACCTCAACTTCTCACGTTACGGTGACACCTTTTTTGAG GTGGTTTTTGTTGGAGGACGCACTCAGCCTGGCACTGTAAAACCTGAAGAAGGAGACCGCCACCCTTATTCTATGTTAGATTGTGTGGCACAGCGTGAAACAATTTTGCCTTTCGTACTCTATATCCAGAAAACATTGCGCAGGAGGCCTTTcttaataaaaaatcttgaaaatgttatGCGCAAATTCCTCCAATCCTTGGAGTTCTTTGAGGAAAATGAGAGGAAGAAACTCGCCATATTCACAGCCCTTGCATTTTCTCAAAAGCTGTCAGGGCTTCCTCCGGAGACAGTGTTCCAGCCATTGCTCAAGGATAATCTGGTTGCCAAAGGGATAGTACTTTCATTCATAACTGAGTTTTTCAAGGAGTACCTGAAGGAAAACACCTTGGATGATTTGATTGCGCTTTTGAAGAAAGGAAAAATGGAGGACAATCTGTTGGACTTTTTTCCATCAGCTAAGAGATCCTCTGAGGCTTTATCTGAGCATTTCAT CAAAGAAGGTCTGACTAGCCTTGTTGAGTACAATGAAAAGAAGATGTTTGAAGTTAAACTTAAAGAGATAAAGTCAACACTGACCACTATGATCAATGATGAGGCTGCAATACCTGAAGTGATTGAGACTGTCAAACAGCAAGTTAAGGATGCTAAATTTCCTGATCTAGAGGTCATTCGCATGTTGTGGGATGTGCTCATGGAGGCTGTTCAGTGGTCTGGGAAGAACCAGCAACAGAATTCTAATGCAGCACTTCGGCAG GTGAAAGCATGGGCTGAGCTTTTGAATGCTTTTTGCACGAGTGGCAGACTCGAACTGGAACTTATATACAAAGTACAGACACAGTGCTATGAGGATGCTAAGCTGATGAAGCTGTTTCCTGAAATCATAAGAACACTGTATGACCAAGATGTCCTAGCTGAAGATACTGTCCTGCTTTGGTTCCGTAAAGGTTCAAACCAGAAGGGCAG GCAATCTTTCGTGAAAGCTCTGGAGCCGTTTGTCAAATGGCTCGAGGAGGCTGAGGAGGAAGAATAA
- the LOC100284266 gene encoding uncharacterized protein isoform X2, translating into MQLSRFIWIMVEIWNSSPKVLSLPTSTSHVTVTPFLRLMFVKMQVVFVGGRTQPGTVKPEEGDRHPYSMLDCVAQRETILPFVLYIQKTLRRRPFLIKNLENVMRKFLQSLEFFEENERKKLAIFTALAFSQKLSGLPPETVFQPLLKDNLVAKGIVLSFITEFFKEYLKENTLDDLIALLKKGKMEDNLLDFFPSAKRSSEALSEHFIKEGLTSLVEYNEKKMFEVKLKEIKSTLTTMINDEAAIPEVIETVKQQVKDAKFPDLEVIRMLWDVLMEAVQWSGKNQQQNSNAALRQVKAWAELLNAFCTSGRLELELIYKVQTQCYEDAKLMKLFPEIIRTLYDQDVLAEDTVLLWFRKGSNQKGRQSFVKALEPFVKWLEEAEEEE; encoded by the exons ATGCAATTGTCCAGATTTATCTGGATAATGGTGGAGATCTG GAACTCGTCGCCAAAAGTATTGAGTCTTCCGACCTCAACTTCTCACGTTACGGTGACACCTTTTTTGAG ACTCATGTTTGTGAAAATGCAGGTGGTTTTTGTTGGAGGACGCACTCAGCCTGGCACTGTAAAACCTGAAGAAGGAGACCGCCACCCTTATTCTATGTTAGATTGTGTGGCACAGCGTGAAACAATTTTGCCTTTCGTACTCTATATCCAGAAAACATTGCGCAGGAGGCCTTTcttaataaaaaatcttgaaaatgttatGCGCAAATTCCTCCAATCCTTGGAGTTCTTTGAGGAAAATGAGAGGAAGAAACTCGCCATATTCACAGCCCTTGCATTTTCTCAAAAGCTGTCAGGGCTTCCTCCGGAGACAGTGTTCCAGCCATTGCTCAAGGATAATCTGGTTGCCAAAGGGATAGTACTTTCATTCATAACTGAGTTTTTCAAGGAGTACCTGAAGGAAAACACCTTGGATGATTTGATTGCGCTTTTGAAGAAAGGAAAAATGGAGGACAATCTGTTGGACTTTTTTCCATCAGCTAAGAGATCCTCTGAGGCTTTATCTGAGCATTTCAT CAAAGAAGGTCTGACTAGCCTTGTTGAGTACAATGAAAAGAAGATGTTTGAAGTTAAACTTAAAGAGATAAAGTCAACACTGACCACTATGATCAATGATGAGGCTGCAATACCTGAAGTGATTGAGACTGTCAAACAGCAAGTTAAGGATGCTAAATTTCCTGATCTAGAGGTCATTCGCATGTTGTGGGATGTGCTCATGGAGGCTGTTCAGTGGTCTGGGAAGAACCAGCAACAGAATTCTAATGCAGCACTTCGGCAG GTGAAAGCATGGGCTGAGCTTTTGAATGCTTTTTGCACGAGTGGCAGACTCGAACTGGAACTTATATACAAAGTACAGACACAGTGCTATGAGGATGCTAAGCTGATGAAGCTGTTTCCTGAAATCATAAGAACACTGTATGACCAAGATGTCCTAGCTGAAGATACTGTCCTGCTTTGGTTCCGTAAAGGTTCAAACCAGAAGGGCAG GCAATCTTTCGTGAAAGCTCTGGAGCCGTTTGTCAAATGGCTCGAGGAGGCTGAGGAGGAAGAATAA
- the LOC100284266 gene encoding uncharacterized protein isoform X3 has translation MSSKEKPTLGNSSPKVLSLPTSTSHVTVTPFLRLMFVKMQVVFVGGRTQPGTVKPEEGDRHPYSMLDCVAQRETILPFVLYIQKTLRRRPFLIKNLENVMRKFLQSLEFFEENERKKLAIFTALAFSQKLSGLPPETVFQPLLKDNLVAKGIVLSFITEFFKEYLKENTLDDLIALLKKGKMEDNLLDFFPSAKRSSEALSEHFIKEGLTSLVEYNEKKMFEVKLKEIKSTLTTMINDEAAIPEVIETVKQQVKDAKFPDLEVIRMLWDVLMEAVQWSGKNQQQNSNAALRQVKAWAELLNAFCTSGRLELELIYKVQTQCYEDAKLMKLFPEIIRTLYDQDVLAEDTVLLWFRKGSNQKGRQSFVKALEPFVKWLEEAEEEE, from the exons GAACTCGTCGCCAAAAGTATTGAGTCTTCCGACCTCAACTTCTCACGTTACGGTGACACCTTTTTTGAG ACTCATGTTTGTGAAAATGCAGGTGGTTTTTGTTGGAGGACGCACTCAGCCTGGCACTGTAAAACCTGAAGAAGGAGACCGCCACCCTTATTCTATGTTAGATTGTGTGGCACAGCGTGAAACAATTTTGCCTTTCGTACTCTATATCCAGAAAACATTGCGCAGGAGGCCTTTcttaataaaaaatcttgaaaatgttatGCGCAAATTCCTCCAATCCTTGGAGTTCTTTGAGGAAAATGAGAGGAAGAAACTCGCCATATTCACAGCCCTTGCATTTTCTCAAAAGCTGTCAGGGCTTCCTCCGGAGACAGTGTTCCAGCCATTGCTCAAGGATAATCTGGTTGCCAAAGGGATAGTACTTTCATTCATAACTGAGTTTTTCAAGGAGTACCTGAAGGAAAACACCTTGGATGATTTGATTGCGCTTTTGAAGAAAGGAAAAATGGAGGACAATCTGTTGGACTTTTTTCCATCAGCTAAGAGATCCTCTGAGGCTTTATCTGAGCATTTCAT CAAAGAAGGTCTGACTAGCCTTGTTGAGTACAATGAAAAGAAGATGTTTGAAGTTAAACTTAAAGAGATAAAGTCAACACTGACCACTATGATCAATGATGAGGCTGCAATACCTGAAGTGATTGAGACTGTCAAACAGCAAGTTAAGGATGCTAAATTTCCTGATCTAGAGGTCATTCGCATGTTGTGGGATGTGCTCATGGAGGCTGTTCAGTGGTCTGGGAAGAACCAGCAACAGAATTCTAATGCAGCACTTCGGCAG GTGAAAGCATGGGCTGAGCTTTTGAATGCTTTTTGCACGAGTGGCAGACTCGAACTGGAACTTATATACAAAGTACAGACACAGTGCTATGAGGATGCTAAGCTGATGAAGCTGTTTCCTGAAATCATAAGAACACTGTATGACCAAGATGTCCTAGCTGAAGATACTGTCCTGCTTTGGTTCCGTAAAGGTTCAAACCAGAAGGGCAG GCAATCTTTCGTGAAAGCTCTGGAGCCGTTTGTCAAATGGCTCGAGGAGGCTGAGGAGGAAGAATAA